Proteins encoded in a region of the Rubrobacter aplysinae genome:
- a CDS encoding M20 family metallopeptidase, with product MDFISGWFDARGIETALYKGAGPAGELTSLVARVGSGGPRILLHGHADVVPGCDEQFEAVEEHGELYGRGVYDMKGALAAMMYAVKDLHSIGCNGTVELLIVPDEEREYGGANGAEVLIDNGHTGDFLITGEPTDFHVGVQAKGVLDLKITTHGESAHGSQPWLGKNAVLLAHEHYRRVQELPFASERSDLFPHPSVNLAKIHGGDVINRVPDTCSYELDIRYLPDQEPREILRQIRSIELPADAEVLFSREPTYVSRRNPFVKALREVAARHFHGNPVSVGRHGASDIVYFQRAGVPGVEFGPVGGGHHGPREHVLSGSLETYRQMLVQFVQILSRNGRAKHEAPQPPLKQLG from the coding sequence ATGGACTTCATCAGCGGGTGGTTCGACGCCCGCGGCATAGAGACCGCACTCTACAAAGGAGCGGGGCCGGCCGGCGAGCTCACCTCGCTCGTGGCCCGGGTCGGCTCCGGGGGACCGCGCATACTGCTCCACGGCCACGCCGACGTGGTACCCGGCTGTGACGAGCAGTTCGAAGCCGTCGAGGAGCACGGCGAGCTGTACGGCCGCGGCGTCTACGACATGAAGGGCGCGCTAGCGGCCATGATGTACGCGGTCAAGGACCTGCACTCCATAGGCTGCAACGGCACGGTGGAGCTACTCATCGTGCCGGACGAGGAGCGGGAGTACGGCGGGGCCAACGGGGCCGAGGTGCTCATAGACAACGGCCACACCGGGGATTTTCTTATAACCGGAGAGCCGACGGACTTCCACGTCGGGGTCCAGGCAAAGGGCGTGCTCGACTTGAAGATCACCACCCACGGCGAGAGCGCCCACGGCTCACAGCCCTGGCTCGGCAAGAACGCCGTGCTGCTGGCCCACGAGCACTACAGACGCGTGCAGGAGCTACCGTTCGCCTCCGAACGCAGCGACCTCTTCCCGCATCCGAGCGTCAACCTGGCAAAGATACACGGCGGAGACGTCATAAACCGGGTCCCCGACACCTGCTCCTACGAGCTGGACATCCGGTATCTGCCGGATCAGGAGCCCCGGGAGATACTGCGCCAGATCCGCTCCATAGAACTCCCCGCCGACGCCGAGGTACTCTTCTCCCGCGAGCCGACCTACGTCTCCCGCCGCAACCCCTTCGTCAAGGCCCTGCGCGAGGTGGCCGCCCGCCACTTTCACGGCAACCCCGTGAGCGTCGGCCGCCACGGGGCCTCCGACATAGTCTACTTCCAGCGAGCCGGGGTCCCGGGCGTGGAGTTCGGGCCCGTCGGCGGCGGTCACCACGGTCCCCGCGAGCACGTGCTCTCCGGCTCCCTCGAAACCTACCGCCAGATGCTCGTCCAGTTCGTCCAGATACTCTCCCGCAACGGCCGGGCCAAACACGAGGCTCCGCAACCCCCGCTCAAGCAGCTCGGATAA
- the murA gene encoding UDP-N-acetylglucosamine 1-carboxyvinyltransferase, which produces MENTDRFLIEGGQRLHGEVEVSGAKNAALKLIAAALLAPGRSTLHNVPRIKDVDTMCAVLDGLGAEADFEGDTLHVDAARIDSYTAPYELVRQMRASLVVLGPLVGRFGEAEVSAPGGCNLGLRKFNFHLDGLRALGAEIELDHGFIKAEAPRGLHGAEIVFQYPSVTATENVMMAAVLAHGRTTIENGAREPEVVDLADFLNAMGAHVEGAGTELITIEGVEELHPAEHDVMPDRIEAGTLVMATAATGGDVTVLGARPEHLKMELQKLHDMGLDVENVADGRGLRVRVEDPRDLRGVDVSTLPFPGFATDLQAQMMVLLTQVDGAGIITENVYENRLQVAEELNRMDAGIDLFGGHRALVKGPHQLSGTIVEAPDLRGGAALVMAGLLASGTTTVDGARHILRGYDGFEEKLSSLGACVVFQSGASVEA; this is translated from the coding sequence TTGGAGAACACGGATAGGTTCCTTATAGAAGGCGGCCAGAGGCTCCACGGGGAGGTGGAGGTCTCCGGGGCCAAGAACGCGGCGCTGAAGCTGATCGCGGCCGCCCTGCTCGCCCCCGGACGGAGCACCCTGCACAACGTCCCGCGAATAAAGGACGTGGACACCATGTGCGCCGTGCTGGATGGTCTGGGCGCGGAGGCGGACTTCGAAGGCGACACCCTACACGTGGACGCCGCCCGCATAGACTCCTACACGGCCCCCTACGAGCTGGTGCGCCAGATGCGGGCGAGTCTCGTCGTGCTCGGCCCCCTCGTAGGCCGGTTCGGGGAGGCCGAGGTCTCCGCGCCCGGCGGGTGCAACCTGGGCCTCAGAAAGTTCAACTTCCACCTCGACGGGCTGCGGGCGCTCGGGGCCGAGATCGAGCTCGACCACGGCTTCATAAAGGCCGAGGCGCCGCGCGGCCTGCACGGGGCCGAGATCGTGTTCCAGTACCCGAGCGTTACCGCCACCGAGAACGTGATGATGGCGGCCGTGCTCGCCCACGGCCGCACCACCATAGAGAACGGGGCCCGCGAGCCCGAGGTGGTGGACCTGGCGGACTTCCTGAACGCCATGGGAGCCCACGTCGAGGGGGCCGGTACGGAGCTCATAACCATAGAGGGCGTCGAGGAGCTTCATCCGGCCGAGCACGACGTGATGCCCGACCGGATAGAGGCCGGAACCCTGGTGATGGCGACCGCCGCCACCGGCGGCGACGTGACCGTGCTGGGCGCGCGGCCCGAGCATCTCAAGATGGAGCTCCAGAAGCTACACGACATGGGCCTGGACGTGGAAAACGTGGCCGACGGCCGGGGCCTGCGGGTCCGGGTGGAGGACCCGCGGGATCTACGCGGCGTGGACGTCTCCACGCTGCCGTTTCCGGGGTTCGCCACCGACCTACAGGCCCAGATGATGGTGCTCCTCACGCAGGTGGACGGGGCCGGGATCATCACCGAGAACGTGTACGAGAACCGGCTGCAGGTCGCCGAGGAGCTTAACCGCATGGACGCCGGTATAGACCTGTTCGGCGGCCACCGGGCTCTCGTAAAAGGCCCTCATCAGCTCTCCGGCACCATCGTAGAGGCCCCCGACCTGCGGGGCGGGGCGGCCCTGGTGATGGCCGGCCTCCTCGCCTCGGGTACGACGACGGTGGACGGCGCCCGTCACATACTCCGCGGCTACGACGGCTTCGAGGAAAAGCTCTCCTCGCTCGGCGCGTGCGTCGTCTTCCAGTCTGGCGCCTCGGTCGAAGCCTGA
- the atpC gene encoding ATP synthase F1 subunit epsilon: MTESRGTGGRQLFCRVITPESMVFDGEVDRVIVRIADGDLGVLADHAPVVSTAEPGAVRIKQGNETRVYGTSDGFFKVSENLALILVEEAVEAGEIDVEAAESRIEEIERERSEGISESEDPERAERDFDRRVKVAESLVRVAREYGQG, encoded by the coding sequence TTGACGGAGAGCCGCGGAACCGGAGGCCGGCAGCTATTCTGCCGGGTTATAACTCCGGAGAGCATGGTCTTCGACGGCGAGGTGGACCGGGTGATAGTTCGCATAGCCGACGGGGACCTCGGCGTCCTCGCCGACCACGCCCCCGTGGTTTCCACCGCGGAGCCCGGGGCGGTGCGCATCAAGCAGGGGAATGAGACCCGAGTTTACGGAACCTCCGACGGCTTCTTCAAGGTCTCCGAGAACCTGGCCCTGATCCTGGTCGAGGAGGCGGTCGAGGCCGGGGAGATAGACGTAGAGGCTGCCGAGAGCCGTATAGAGGAGATAGAGCGCGAGCGCTCGGAAGGGATCTCCGAGAGCGAGGACCCCGAAAGGGCCGAGCGTGACTTTGACCGTCGCGTGAAGGTGGCGGAGAGCCTGGTACGGGTGGCGCGGGAGTACGGCCAGGGTTAG
- the atpD gene encoding F0F1 ATP synthase subunit beta, translating into MAESSGNGRGVAAEQGAGRDGHNARGGLGRIIEVKGPVVDVRFEAEEIPEIYNALLVEFEPEEGEKHELTLEVQQLLGDDVVRTVAMGATDGLRRGIDVRDSGQPITVPVGKNVLGRVIDVLGNPVDEAGDIEGADDYWPIHRTAPSFDQLTTQAEQFVSGIKVIDLLCPVRRGGKAGLFGGAGVGKTVLITELINNIALQYEGTSVFAGVGERTREGNDLYGEMEEAGVLKNTGLVFGQMNEPPGARFRVGLTGVTLSEYFRDVLGQDVLFFVDNIFRFVQAGNEVSALMGRMPSEVGYQPTLQTEMGGLQERITSTKNGSITSFQAVYVPADDFTDPAPFTVFAHLDSTVELSRGLVEQGIYPAVDPLTSSSTILDPNVVGQEHYEVAQQVKAILQRYKELQDIIAILGMDELSEEDKVIVGRARRLQRFLSQPFFVAEQFTGIPGKFCTLEETIRGFKEVAEGKHDELPEQAFLLVGGIEEAVEKAESMQKQEA; encoded by the coding sequence ATGGCGGAGAGCAGTGGCAACGGCCGCGGAGTAGCGGCGGAGCAGGGCGCAGGGCGCGATGGGCATAACGCCCGGGGCGGGCTCGGCAGGATCATCGAGGTCAAGGGTCCGGTCGTGGACGTCCGGTTCGAGGCCGAGGAGATACCGGAGATCTACAACGCACTGCTCGTCGAGTTCGAGCCCGAGGAGGGTGAGAAGCACGAGCTGACCCTGGAGGTGCAGCAGCTCCTCGGAGACGACGTGGTGCGCACCGTGGCGATGGGCGCGACCGACGGTCTACGGCGCGGCATAGACGTGCGCGACAGCGGACAGCCCATAACCGTGCCCGTCGGCAAGAACGTGCTCGGGCGCGTTATAGACGTGCTCGGTAACCCGGTGGACGAGGCCGGTGATATTGAGGGCGCCGATGACTACTGGCCGATACACCGGACCGCGCCGAGCTTCGATCAGCTTACCACCCAGGCCGAGCAGTTCGTGAGCGGCATCAAGGTCATAGACCTCCTCTGCCCGGTGCGCCGGGGCGGTAAGGCCGGGCTCTTCGGCGGCGCCGGCGTGGGCAAGACGGTGCTCATCACCGAGCTCATAAACAACATCGCCCTGCAGTACGAGGGCACCTCGGTCTTTGCCGGGGTCGGCGAGCGCACCCGTGAGGGCAATGACCTGTACGGCGAGATGGAGGAGGCCGGGGTCCTCAAGAACACGGGCCTCGTGTTCGGCCAGATGAACGAGCCGCCCGGCGCCCGCTTCCGCGTTGGGCTGACCGGAGTGACGCTCTCGGAGTACTTCCGGGACGTCCTGGGCCAGGACGTGCTGTTCTTCGTGGACAACATCTTCCGCTTCGTGCAGGCCGGCAACGAGGTCTCCGCGCTGATGGGCCGGATGCCGTCGGAGGTCGGTTATCAGCCGACCTTGCAGACGGAGATGGGCGGTTTGCAGGAGAGGATCACCTCGACCAAGAATGGCTCGATCACCTCTTTCCAGGCCGTGTACGTGCCGGCGGACGACTTTACCGACCCGGCGCCGTTCACCGTGTTCGCCCACCTCGACTCCACGGTGGAGCTCTCGCGCGGGCTCGTGGAGCAGGGTATCTACCCGGCGGTCGACCCGCTGACCTCGTCCTCGACCATCCTCGACCCGAACGTGGTCGGTCAGGAGCACTACGAGGTCGCCCAGCAAGTGAAGGCTATTCTGCAGCGTTACAAGGAGCTTCAGGACATCATCGCGATCCTGGGCATGGACGAGCTCTCGGAGGAGGACAAGGTGATCGTGGGCCGCGCCCGGCGGCTGCAGCGGTTCCTGTCGCAGCCGTTCTTCGTCGCCGAGCAGTTCACCGGCATACCGGGCAAGTTCTGTACGCTGGAGGAGACCATCCGGGGCTTCAAGGAGGTCGCGGAGGGCAAACACGACGAGCTTCCCGAGCAGGCCTTCCTGCTCGTCGGCGGCATAGAAGAGGCGGTCGAGAAGGCCGAGAGTATGCAGAAGCAGGAGGCGTAG
- the atpG gene encoding ATP synthase F1 subunit gamma, which produces MASFRDLERQRNTVRNQGRVFSALQTVSGVKFRRAEARVGRARPYADNMEEMMREIARKSTSNNPLMAGRGESRSAIVATLTADRGLCGGFNAQVLRTTMRLRQEKGGTSGVGGGAELKQVASGRKAEAFFRFRRIPLLETFSGFSDAPEYSNAQQIGDYLTRAFEREEADEVYLVYNRFQSALVQQPTVTRLLPVAPGVEAADEESGGGEWSSNLPFEYVDDADTVLSRLIPRYVDTVIFQALLESAAGEHGARMTAMKNATDNANDLSERLTMQMNKARQAQITQEILEIASGAEALSTG; this is translated from the coding sequence TTGGCCTCCTTCAGGGATCTCGAACGTCAGAGGAATACGGTACGCAACCAGGGCCGGGTCTTCTCCGCCCTGCAGACGGTCTCGGGGGTCAAGTTCCGGCGGGCCGAGGCCCGGGTCGGCAGGGCGAGGCCCTACGCCGACAATATGGAGGAGATGATGCGGGAGATAGCCCGCAAGTCCACGAGCAACAACCCGCTGATGGCGGGCCGGGGAGAGTCGCGCTCCGCCATCGTCGCCACCCTCACCGCCGACCGTGGACTGTGCGGCGGCTTCAACGCCCAGGTTCTCAGGACCACCATGCGTCTCAGGCAAGAGAAAGGCGGAACGAGCGGGGTGGGTGGGGGCGCGGAGCTAAAGCAGGTCGCCAGCGGCCGCAAGGCGGAGGCGTTCTTCAGGTTCCGGCGGATTCCTCTCCTGGAGACCTTCTCCGGCTTCTCCGACGCGCCGGAGTACTCCAACGCCCAGCAGATAGGCGACTATCTGACGCGCGCGTTCGAGCGCGAAGAGGCCGACGAAGTGTATCTCGTCTACAATCGCTTCCAGAGCGCGCTGGTGCAGCAGCCGACCGTGACCCGACTGCTACCGGTGGCGCCCGGCGTCGAGGCCGCGGACGAGGAGTCCGGAGGCGGAGAGTGGTCCTCTAACCTCCCGTTCGAGTACGTGGACGACGCGGACACGGTGCTGTCGCGTCTGATCCCCCGGTACGTGGATACGGTTATCTTCCAGGCGCTGCTCGAAAGCGCCGCCGGAGAGCATGGAGCCAGGATGACCGCGATGAAGAACGCCACCGACAACGCCAACGACCTGTCGGAGAGGCTCACGATGCAGATGAACAAGGCGCGGCAGGCCCAGATCACCCAGGAGATACTAGAGATAGCCAGCGGCGCGGAGGCGCTATCTACGGGCTAG
- the atpA gene encoding F0F1 ATP synthase subunit alpha codes for MGRLRPEEISSILKGAITDYESRVRTEEVGQVLEVGDGIAQVFGLSNVMYQEMLEFEDTRGEKVLGLALNLEEDNVGAIIAGDDRHIQEGSTVRRTGELASIPVGRGVLGRVVTPLGEPMDGKGQIDFEEDRDVEVVAPGIIRRQPVSVPLQTGLKAIDSMIPIGRGQRELIIGDRKTGKTSIAIDTIINQRDQDVKCIYVAVGQKDSSIAGVMGELEEAGALEYTTIVNASASQSATAQYLAPYAGCAIGEYFMERGEDALVIYDDLSKHATAYRQMMLLLRRPPGREAYPGDVFYLHSRLLERAARLSDERGGGSLTALPIVETKGGDISSYIPTNVISITDGQIFLDADLFNSNQRPAIDTGNSVSRVGGSAQIRAMKKVAGTLRIDLSQFRELQSFAQFGSDLDAATQATLSRGERLTAILTQNEGEPMPVEEQVAVIYAASNGYLDDVEPDNVLDFESQLLDRLRDSHGEVLAAIRDEKEMSDATKQKLDEALARFSESYRPLDTGTIANVVAGEPEGEAESSEGSGGSGEQGG; via the coding sequence GTGGGTAGGCTGAGGCCGGAGGAGATCTCCTCCATTCTGAAGGGCGCCATAACGGACTACGAGAGCCGGGTCCGCACCGAGGAGGTCGGGCAGGTTCTGGAGGTCGGCGATGGCATCGCCCAGGTATTCGGGCTGTCGAACGTGATGTATCAGGAGATGCTGGAGTTCGAGGACACCCGCGGGGAGAAGGTGCTCGGGCTCGCGCTGAACCTGGAGGAGGACAACGTCGGCGCGATCATCGCGGGCGACGACCGTCACATCCAGGAGGGCTCGACGGTTCGCAGGACCGGGGAGCTTGCCTCGATCCCCGTGGGTCGCGGCGTGCTCGGCCGGGTGGTCACGCCCCTGGGCGAGCCGATGGACGGCAAGGGCCAGATAGATTTCGAGGAGGATCGGGACGTCGAGGTCGTGGCTCCCGGGATCATCCGCCGCCAGCCGGTCAGCGTGCCGCTGCAGACGGGGCTCAAGGCAATAGACTCCATGATCCCGATAGGCCGGGGTCAGCGGGAGCTCATAATCGGCGACCGCAAGACCGGCAAGACCTCCATCGCGATAGATACCATAATCAACCAGCGCGACCAGGACGTTAAGTGCATCTACGTCGCCGTCGGCCAGAAGGACTCCTCCATAGCGGGTGTGATGGGCGAGCTCGAAGAGGCCGGGGCGCTGGAGTACACGACCATCGTCAACGCCTCCGCCTCGCAGTCCGCGACGGCGCAGTATCTGGCCCCGTACGCCGGCTGCGCCATCGGCGAGTACTTCATGGAGCGGGGCGAGGACGCCCTGGTGATCTACGACGACCTCTCCAAGCACGCGACCGCCTACCGGCAGATGATGCTCCTCCTCAGGCGGCCTCCGGGCCGCGAGGCGTATCCCGGCGACGTGTTCTACCTGCACTCGCGGCTCCTGGAGCGGGCGGCCCGGCTCTCCGACGAGCGTGGTGGCGGCTCTCTAACGGCGCTGCCCATAGTCGAGACCAAGGGCGGGGACATATCGAGCTACATCCCGACCAACGTCATCTCCATCACGGACGGCCAGATCTTCCTCGACGCCGACCTTTTCAACTCCAACCAGCGGCCGGCCATAGACACCGGTAACTCGGTCTCCCGCGTCGGCGGGTCGGCCCAGATCAGGGCCATGAAGAAGGTCGCCGGCACCCTGCGCATTGACCTCTCGCAGTTCCGCGAGCTGCAGAGCTTCGCGCAGTTCGGCAGCGACCTCGACGCCGCCACCCAGGCCACGCTCTCCCGCGGCGAGCGCCTGACGGCGATACTGACCCAGAACGAGGGCGAGCCGATGCCGGTCGAGGAGCAGGTGGCCGTGATCTACGCCGCCTCGAACGGTTACCTGGACGACGTAGAGCCCGACAATGTTCTGGACTTCGAGTCCCAGCTCCTGGACCGTCTCCGGGACTCCCACGGCGAGGTCCTCGCCGCCATCCGGGACGAGAAAGAGATGTCGGACGCCACGAAGCAGAAGCTGGACGAGGCGCTCGCCAGGTTCAGCGAGAGCTACCGGCCGCTCGACACCGGAACCATCGCAAACGTCGTTGCGGGCGAGCCGGAAGGCGAGGCTGAAAGTTCCGAAGGCTCCGGGGGTTCCGGGGAGCAGGGCGGCTAG